Proteins encoded within one genomic window of Setaria italica strain Yugu1 chromosome IV, Setaria_italica_v2.0, whole genome shotgun sequence:
- the LOC101760542 gene encoding protein decapping 5 isoform X1, giving the protein MAAAAAAAPESYIGSVISLTSKSEIRYEGVLYTINTEESNIGLRNVRSFGTEGRKKDGQQIPASDKIYEYILFRGSDIKDLQVKSSPPAQLATLHNDPAIIQSHYPHPALSSTSLPSAASTTAADATSHNAPSAIRMPPPFQGNLPPYQPGASLQSWNSSPMPSSANGAGLTMPPMYWPGYYTPPTGFPHLQPPPFLRPPHSLTVPQALQPPVQYPGLNGSVPAGFPSMPELPSFLQPGNSNSNSLGPSSGVSTSVSAPVSSSTSVTESSGSQLPKLSSISASMFSVGLTPPSVSPSISAVEPSMLVSQGIPSLVNSKPVALPDSTVPSVSSDKPVSVPAASVPTYLPSSQSPSANDASPVNVAEQVTLVTPGQLLPTASSTVISSQALQTASPMVPSSKVASTVPSSEATSSVVPSSQATSSIATPSQVASSSVLSQDVQVISETKAAKQREWKAKQPAVAPSGNKEPLLPAPKPVLEKPIGASSYVQYNNRGRGRGRGGRGNGQSRPITKFTEDFDFMAMNEKFNKDEVWGHLGKSTGQLNDDLNDYEDVLEDEISPRKPEAKPVYVKDDFFDSLSCNTIDNGGRNGRIKFSEQRKIDTETFGDSARHRPMGMRGGRGPRGGGPRGRGYYGRGYGYMGRGRGYSYPNHQS; this is encoded by the exons atggcggcggcggcggcggcggcgccggagtcgTACATCGGTAGCGTGATAAGCCTCACGTCCAAGAGCGAGATCCGGTACGAGGGCGTCCTCTACACCATCAACACCGAGGAGTCCAACATCGGGCTCAGGAACG TTCGCTCATTTGGAACTGAAGGCCGTAAGAAAGATGGCCAACAGATTCCTGCCAGTGACAAGATATATGAGTACATACTCTTTCGAGGAAGTGATATAAAG GATTTGCAAGTCAAATCCTCTCCACCAGCTCAACTGGCAACTTTACACAATGATCCTGCGATTATTCAG TCACATTATCCTCATCCAGCCTTGTCATCTACAAGCTTGCCTTCTGCTGCAAGCACAACAGCAGCTGATGCTACTTCACACAATGCTCCGTCTGCAATTCGGATGCCACCaccatttcaagggaatttgcCACCTTACCAACCTGGCGCGAGCTTACAGTCATGGAACTCGTCACCTATGCCATCGTCAGCAAATGGCGCCGGCCTAACAATGCCACCAATGTACTGGCCAGGATATTACACACCACCAACTGGGTTTCCTCATCTTCAGCCACCACCCTTTCTTCGGCCACCACACAGTTTAACAGTTCCACAGGCTTTGCAGCCTCCTGTCCAATATCCTGGACTTAATGGATCTGTACCAGCTGGCTTTCCAAGTATGCCAGAGCTTCCTTCTTTTCTCCAACCTGGTAATAGTAATAGTAATAGTCTAGGCCCATCTTCAGGTGTATCGACATCAGTGTCAGCACCTGTTTCATCGAGTACATCAGTAACTGAATCATCAGGAAGCCAATTGCCAAAGTTATCCTCCATTTCTGCTTCTATGTTTTCTGTGGGTTTAACTCCCCCATCTGTGAGTCCTTCGATTTCTGCAGTTGAACCCTCCATGCTTGTGTCGCAAGGCATACCTTCTTTGGTGAACAGTAAGCCAGTAGCTCTACCCGATTCCACTGTGCCATCTGTCTCCAGTGATAAGCCTGTGAGTGTACCTGCTGCTTCAGTGCCAACCTATCTACCTTCCTCTCAGTCACCTTCTGCTAATGATGCATCGCCAGTCAATGTTGCAGAGCAAGTTACATTGGTAACTCCTGGTCAACTTCTGCCAACTGCTTCCTCCACAGTTATTTCATCTCAGGCATTGCAAACTGCCTCTCCTATGGTTCCATCCTCCAAGGTTGCCTCTACAGTTCCATCCTCTGAGGCAACCTCCTCTGTGGTTCCGTCCTCTCAGGCTACTTCGTCTATAGCTACACCCTCGCAGGTTGCTTCTTCATCTGTTCTTTCACAAGATGTGCAAGTGATAAGTGAAACTAAAGCAGCTAAACAGCGTGAATGGAAGGCAAAACAACCTGCGGTTGCTCCATCTGGAAATAAGGAGCCCCTATTGCCAGCTCCAAAGCCTGTACTTGAGAAG CCTATTGGAGCTTCCTCATATGTTCAGTACAACAACAGAggccgaggaagaggaagaggtggcAGAGGAAATGGG CAATCGCGTCCCATAACCAAGTTCACAGAGGACTTCGATTTCATGGCAATGAATGAGAAGTTTAACAAAGATGAAGTATGGGGCCATCTTGGTAAAAGTACAGGACAGTTAAATGATGATCTAAATGATTATGAAGATGTTCTAGAAGATGAAATATCTCCTAGAAAGCCAGAAGCTAAG CCTGTGTATGTTAAAGATGATTTCTTTGATTCTCTCTCGTGCAACACAATTGACAATGGAGGGAGGAATGGAAGAATTAAATTCTCTGAGCAGAGAAAAATAGACACCGAG ACCTTTGGTGACTCGGCAAGGCATCGGCCAATGGGCATGCGAGGAGGGAGGGGCCCCCGTGGTGGTGGTCCTCGTGGTCGTGGCTATTATGGTAGAGGATATGGATATATGGGTAGGGGACGTGGCTACTCTTACCCAAATCACCAATCATGA
- the LOC101760542 gene encoding protein decapping 5 isoform X2 — protein sequence MAAAAAAAPESYIGSVISLTSKSEIRYEGVLYTINTEESNIGLRNVRSFGTEGRKKDGQQIPASDKIYEYILFRGSDIKDLQVKSSPPAQLATLHNDPAIIQSHYPHPALSSTSLPSAASTTAADATSHNAPSAIRMPPPFQGNLPPYQPGASLQSWNSSPMPSSANGAGLTMPPMYWPGYYTPPTGFPHLQPPPFLRPPHSLTVPQALQPPVQYPGLNGSVPAGFPSMPELPSFLQPGNSNSNSLGPSSGVSTSVSAPVSSSTSVTESSGSQLPKLSSISASMFSVGLTPPSVSPSISAVEPSMLVSQGIPSLVNSKPVALPDSTVPSVSSDKPVSVPAASVPTYLPSSQSPSANDASPVNVAEQVTLVTPGQLLPTASSTVISSQALQTASPMVPTSSVVPSSQATSSIATPSQVASSSVLSQDVQVISETKAAKQREWKAKQPAVAPSGNKEPLLPAPKPVLEKPIGASSYVQYNNRGRGRGRGGRGNGQSRPITKFTEDFDFMAMNEKFNKDEVWGHLGKSTGQLNDDLNDYEDVLEDEISPRKPEAKPVYVKDDFFDSLSCNTIDNGGRNGRIKFSEQRKIDTETFGDSARHRPMGMRGGRGPRGGGPRGRGYYGRGYGYMGRGRGYSYPNHQS from the exons atggcggcggcggcggcggcggcgccggagtcgTACATCGGTAGCGTGATAAGCCTCACGTCCAAGAGCGAGATCCGGTACGAGGGCGTCCTCTACACCATCAACACCGAGGAGTCCAACATCGGGCTCAGGAACG TTCGCTCATTTGGAACTGAAGGCCGTAAGAAAGATGGCCAACAGATTCCTGCCAGTGACAAGATATATGAGTACATACTCTTTCGAGGAAGTGATATAAAG GATTTGCAAGTCAAATCCTCTCCACCAGCTCAACTGGCAACTTTACACAATGATCCTGCGATTATTCAG TCACATTATCCTCATCCAGCCTTGTCATCTACAAGCTTGCCTTCTGCTGCAAGCACAACAGCAGCTGATGCTACTTCACACAATGCTCCGTCTGCAATTCGGATGCCACCaccatttcaagggaatttgcCACCTTACCAACCTGGCGCGAGCTTACAGTCATGGAACTCGTCACCTATGCCATCGTCAGCAAATGGCGCCGGCCTAACAATGCCACCAATGTACTGGCCAGGATATTACACACCACCAACTGGGTTTCCTCATCTTCAGCCACCACCCTTTCTTCGGCCACCACACAGTTTAACAGTTCCACAGGCTTTGCAGCCTCCTGTCCAATATCCTGGACTTAATGGATCTGTACCAGCTGGCTTTCCAAGTATGCCAGAGCTTCCTTCTTTTCTCCAACCTGGTAATAGTAATAGTAATAGTCTAGGCCCATCTTCAGGTGTATCGACATCAGTGTCAGCACCTGTTTCATCGAGTACATCAGTAACTGAATCATCAGGAAGCCAATTGCCAAAGTTATCCTCCATTTCTGCTTCTATGTTTTCTGTGGGTTTAACTCCCCCATCTGTGAGTCCTTCGATTTCTGCAGTTGAACCCTCCATGCTTGTGTCGCAAGGCATACCTTCTTTGGTGAACAGTAAGCCAGTAGCTCTACCCGATTCCACTGTGCCATCTGTCTCCAGTGATAAGCCTGTGAGTGTACCTGCTGCTTCAGTGCCAACCTATCTACCTTCCTCTCAGTCACCTTCTGCTAATGATGCATCGCCAGTCAATGTTGCAGAGCAAGTTACATTGGTAACTCCTGGTCAACTTCTGCCAACTGCTTCCTCCACAGTTATTTCATCTCAGGCATTGCAAACTGCCTCTCCTATGGTTC CAACCTCCTCTGTGGTTCCGTCCTCTCAGGCTACTTCGTCTATAGCTACACCCTCGCAGGTTGCTTCTTCATCTGTTCTTTCACAAGATGTGCAAGTGATAAGTGAAACTAAAGCAGCTAAACAGCGTGAATGGAAGGCAAAACAACCTGCGGTTGCTCCATCTGGAAATAAGGAGCCCCTATTGCCAGCTCCAAAGCCTGTACTTGAGAAG CCTATTGGAGCTTCCTCATATGTTCAGTACAACAACAGAggccgaggaagaggaagaggtggcAGAGGAAATGGG CAATCGCGTCCCATAACCAAGTTCACAGAGGACTTCGATTTCATGGCAATGAATGAGAAGTTTAACAAAGATGAAGTATGGGGCCATCTTGGTAAAAGTACAGGACAGTTAAATGATGATCTAAATGATTATGAAGATGTTCTAGAAGATGAAATATCTCCTAGAAAGCCAGAAGCTAAG CCTGTGTATGTTAAAGATGATTTCTTTGATTCTCTCTCGTGCAACACAATTGACAATGGAGGGAGGAATGGAAGAATTAAATTCTCTGAGCAGAGAAAAATAGACACCGAG ACCTTTGGTGACTCGGCAAGGCATCGGCCAATGGGCATGCGAGGAGGGAGGGGCCCCCGTGGTGGTGGTCCTCGTGGTCGTGGCTATTATGGTAGAGGATATGGATATATGGGTAGGGGACGTGGCTACTCTTACCCAAATCACCAATCATGA
- the LOC101760542 gene encoding protein decapping 5 isoform X3: MAAAAAAAPESYIGSVISLTSKSEIRYEGVLYTINTEESNIGLRNVRSFGTEGRKKDGQQIPASDKIYEYILFRGSDIKDLQVKSSPPAQLATLHNDPAIIQSHYPHPALSSTSLPSAASTTAADATSHNAPSAIRMPPPFQGNLPPYQPGASLQSWNSSPMPSSANGAGLTMPPMYWPGYYTPPTGFPHLQPPPFLRPPHSLTVPQALQPPVQYPGLNGSVPAGFPSMPELPSFLQPGNSNSNSLGPSSGVSTSVSAPVSSSTSVTESSGSQLPKLSSISASMFSVGLTPPSVSPSISAVEPSMLVSQGIPSLVNSKPVALPDSTVPSVSSDKPVSVPAASVPTYLPSSQSPSANDASPVNVAEQVTLVTPGQLLPTASSTVISSQALQTASPMVPSSKVASTVPSSEATSSVVPSSQATSSIATPSQREWKAKQPAVAPSGNKEPLLPAPKPVLEKPIGASSYVQYNNRGRGRGRGGRGNGQSRPITKFTEDFDFMAMNEKFNKDEVWGHLGKSTGQLNDDLNDYEDVLEDEISPRKPEAKPVYVKDDFFDSLSCNTIDNGGRNGRIKFSEQRKIDTETFGDSARHRPMGMRGGRGPRGGGPRGRGYYGRGYGYMGRGRGYSYPNHQS, translated from the exons atggcggcggcggcggcggcggcgccggagtcgTACATCGGTAGCGTGATAAGCCTCACGTCCAAGAGCGAGATCCGGTACGAGGGCGTCCTCTACACCATCAACACCGAGGAGTCCAACATCGGGCTCAGGAACG TTCGCTCATTTGGAACTGAAGGCCGTAAGAAAGATGGCCAACAGATTCCTGCCAGTGACAAGATATATGAGTACATACTCTTTCGAGGAAGTGATATAAAG GATTTGCAAGTCAAATCCTCTCCACCAGCTCAACTGGCAACTTTACACAATGATCCTGCGATTATTCAG TCACATTATCCTCATCCAGCCTTGTCATCTACAAGCTTGCCTTCTGCTGCAAGCACAACAGCAGCTGATGCTACTTCACACAATGCTCCGTCTGCAATTCGGATGCCACCaccatttcaagggaatttgcCACCTTACCAACCTGGCGCGAGCTTACAGTCATGGAACTCGTCACCTATGCCATCGTCAGCAAATGGCGCCGGCCTAACAATGCCACCAATGTACTGGCCAGGATATTACACACCACCAACTGGGTTTCCTCATCTTCAGCCACCACCCTTTCTTCGGCCACCACACAGTTTAACAGTTCCACAGGCTTTGCAGCCTCCTGTCCAATATCCTGGACTTAATGGATCTGTACCAGCTGGCTTTCCAAGTATGCCAGAGCTTCCTTCTTTTCTCCAACCTGGTAATAGTAATAGTAATAGTCTAGGCCCATCTTCAGGTGTATCGACATCAGTGTCAGCACCTGTTTCATCGAGTACATCAGTAACTGAATCATCAGGAAGCCAATTGCCAAAGTTATCCTCCATTTCTGCTTCTATGTTTTCTGTGGGTTTAACTCCCCCATCTGTGAGTCCTTCGATTTCTGCAGTTGAACCCTCCATGCTTGTGTCGCAAGGCATACCTTCTTTGGTGAACAGTAAGCCAGTAGCTCTACCCGATTCCACTGTGCCATCTGTCTCCAGTGATAAGCCTGTGAGTGTACCTGCTGCTTCAGTGCCAACCTATCTACCTTCCTCTCAGTCACCTTCTGCTAATGATGCATCGCCAGTCAATGTTGCAGAGCAAGTTACATTGGTAACTCCTGGTCAACTTCTGCCAACTGCTTCCTCCACAGTTATTTCATCTCAGGCATTGCAAACTGCCTCTCCTATGGTTCCATCCTCCAAGGTTGCCTCTACAGTTCCATCCTCTGAGGCAACCTCCTCTGTGGTTCCGTCCTCTCAGGCTACTTCGTCTATAGCTACACCCTCGCAG CGTGAATGGAAGGCAAAACAACCTGCGGTTGCTCCATCTGGAAATAAGGAGCCCCTATTGCCAGCTCCAAAGCCTGTACTTGAGAAG CCTATTGGAGCTTCCTCATATGTTCAGTACAACAACAGAggccgaggaagaggaagaggtggcAGAGGAAATGGG CAATCGCGTCCCATAACCAAGTTCACAGAGGACTTCGATTTCATGGCAATGAATGAGAAGTTTAACAAAGATGAAGTATGGGGCCATCTTGGTAAAAGTACAGGACAGTTAAATGATGATCTAAATGATTATGAAGATGTTCTAGAAGATGAAATATCTCCTAGAAAGCCAGAAGCTAAG CCTGTGTATGTTAAAGATGATTTCTTTGATTCTCTCTCGTGCAACACAATTGACAATGGAGGGAGGAATGGAAGAATTAAATTCTCTGAGCAGAGAAAAATAGACACCGAG ACCTTTGGTGACTCGGCAAGGCATCGGCCAATGGGCATGCGAGGAGGGAGGGGCCCCCGTGGTGGTGGTCCTCGTGGTCGTGGCTATTATGGTAGAGGATATGGATATATGGGTAGGGGACGTGGCTACTCTTACCCAAATCACCAATCATGA
- the LOC101760542 gene encoding protein decapping 5 isoform X4, with protein MAAAAAAAPESYIGSVISLTSKSEIRYEGVLYTINTEESNIGLRNVRSFGTEGRKKDGQQIPASDKIYEYILFRGSDIKDLQVKSSPPAQLATLHNDPAIIQSHYPHPALSSTSLPSAASTTAADATSHNAPSAIRMPPPFQGNLPPYQPGASLQSWNSSPMPSSANGAGLTMPPMYWPGYYTPPTGFPHLQPPPFLRPPHSLTVPQALQPPVQYPGLNGSVPAGFPSMPELPSFLQPGNSNSNSLGPSSGVSTSVSAPVSSSTSVTESSGSQLPKLSSISASMFSVGLTPPSVSPSISAVEPSMLVSQGIPSLVNSKPVALPDSTVPSVSSDKPVSVPAASVPTYLPSSQSPSANDASPVNVAEQVTLVTPGQLLPTASSTVISSQALQTASPMVPTSSVVPSSQATSSIATPSQREWKAKQPAVAPSGNKEPLLPAPKPVLEKPIGASSYVQYNNRGRGRGRGGRGNGQSRPITKFTEDFDFMAMNEKFNKDEVWGHLGKSTGQLNDDLNDYEDVLEDEISPRKPEAKPVYVKDDFFDSLSCNTIDNGGRNGRIKFSEQRKIDTETFGDSARHRPMGMRGGRGPRGGGPRGRGYYGRGYGYMGRGRGYSYPNHQS; from the exons atggcggcggcggcggcggcggcgccggagtcgTACATCGGTAGCGTGATAAGCCTCACGTCCAAGAGCGAGATCCGGTACGAGGGCGTCCTCTACACCATCAACACCGAGGAGTCCAACATCGGGCTCAGGAACG TTCGCTCATTTGGAACTGAAGGCCGTAAGAAAGATGGCCAACAGATTCCTGCCAGTGACAAGATATATGAGTACATACTCTTTCGAGGAAGTGATATAAAG GATTTGCAAGTCAAATCCTCTCCACCAGCTCAACTGGCAACTTTACACAATGATCCTGCGATTATTCAG TCACATTATCCTCATCCAGCCTTGTCATCTACAAGCTTGCCTTCTGCTGCAAGCACAACAGCAGCTGATGCTACTTCACACAATGCTCCGTCTGCAATTCGGATGCCACCaccatttcaagggaatttgcCACCTTACCAACCTGGCGCGAGCTTACAGTCATGGAACTCGTCACCTATGCCATCGTCAGCAAATGGCGCCGGCCTAACAATGCCACCAATGTACTGGCCAGGATATTACACACCACCAACTGGGTTTCCTCATCTTCAGCCACCACCCTTTCTTCGGCCACCACACAGTTTAACAGTTCCACAGGCTTTGCAGCCTCCTGTCCAATATCCTGGACTTAATGGATCTGTACCAGCTGGCTTTCCAAGTATGCCAGAGCTTCCTTCTTTTCTCCAACCTGGTAATAGTAATAGTAATAGTCTAGGCCCATCTTCAGGTGTATCGACATCAGTGTCAGCACCTGTTTCATCGAGTACATCAGTAACTGAATCATCAGGAAGCCAATTGCCAAAGTTATCCTCCATTTCTGCTTCTATGTTTTCTGTGGGTTTAACTCCCCCATCTGTGAGTCCTTCGATTTCTGCAGTTGAACCCTCCATGCTTGTGTCGCAAGGCATACCTTCTTTGGTGAACAGTAAGCCAGTAGCTCTACCCGATTCCACTGTGCCATCTGTCTCCAGTGATAAGCCTGTGAGTGTACCTGCTGCTTCAGTGCCAACCTATCTACCTTCCTCTCAGTCACCTTCTGCTAATGATGCATCGCCAGTCAATGTTGCAGAGCAAGTTACATTGGTAACTCCTGGTCAACTTCTGCCAACTGCTTCCTCCACAGTTATTTCATCTCAGGCATTGCAAACTGCCTCTCCTATGGTTC CAACCTCCTCTGTGGTTCCGTCCTCTCAGGCTACTTCGTCTATAGCTACACCCTCGCAG CGTGAATGGAAGGCAAAACAACCTGCGGTTGCTCCATCTGGAAATAAGGAGCCCCTATTGCCAGCTCCAAAGCCTGTACTTGAGAAG CCTATTGGAGCTTCCTCATATGTTCAGTACAACAACAGAggccgaggaagaggaagaggtggcAGAGGAAATGGG CAATCGCGTCCCATAACCAAGTTCACAGAGGACTTCGATTTCATGGCAATGAATGAGAAGTTTAACAAAGATGAAGTATGGGGCCATCTTGGTAAAAGTACAGGACAGTTAAATGATGATCTAAATGATTATGAAGATGTTCTAGAAGATGAAATATCTCCTAGAAAGCCAGAAGCTAAG CCTGTGTATGTTAAAGATGATTTCTTTGATTCTCTCTCGTGCAACACAATTGACAATGGAGGGAGGAATGGAAGAATTAAATTCTCTGAGCAGAGAAAAATAGACACCGAG ACCTTTGGTGACTCGGCAAGGCATCGGCCAATGGGCATGCGAGGAGGGAGGGGCCCCCGTGGTGGTGGTCCTCGTGGTCGTGGCTATTATGGTAGAGGATATGGATATATGGGTAGGGGACGTGGCTACTCTTACCCAAATCACCAATCATGA